A single Solidesulfovibrio sp. DNA region contains:
- a CDS encoding lytic transglycosylase domain-containing protein encodes MRSLSAAVAAMLLCLHTVPALAAGPKMATAPMPVTEIHGLALPDPVAAGKRDAAMRQAGRRLDGARPVACRYPALIEDKKLLRLVNIHSRKNGLDPRLVYAVIEQESRFNACAVSPKGAQGLMQIMPDTQKLLGLTEPFDAECNIAAGTRYLKAMLDKFRTEVMALAAYNAGPGAVARHGGVPPFDETRDYVLKVVDRYFYLRQRYPVEDIDVIHKQLAARDLPSPAAAERP; translated from the coding sequence ATGCGTTCATTATCGGCGGCCGTGGCCGCCATGCTGCTTTGCCTCCATACCGTGCCGGCCCTGGCGGCCGGGCCGAAGATGGCGACCGCGCCCATGCCGGTCACGGAAATCCATGGCTTGGCGCTGCCCGACCCCGTGGCCGCCGGCAAGCGCGACGCCGCCATGCGCCAGGCCGGCCGCCGCCTGGACGGGGCACGGCCCGTGGCCTGCCGCTATCCGGCGCTCATCGAGGACAAGAAGCTCTTGCGCCTGGTCAACATCCACAGCCGCAAAAACGGCCTCGACCCGCGCCTGGTCTACGCCGTCATCGAGCAGGAATCGCGTTTCAACGCCTGCGCCGTCTCGCCCAAGGGCGCCCAGGGCCTCATGCAGATCATGCCCGACACGCAAAAGCTCCTGGGGCTGACCGAGCCCTTCGACGCCGAGTGCAACATCGCCGCCGGCACGCGCTACCTCAAGGCCATGCTGGACAAGTTCCGCACCGAGGTCATGGCCCTGGCCGCCTACAACGCCGGCCCGGGCGCGGTGGCCCGCCACGGCGGCGTGCCCCCCTTTGACGAAACCCGGGATTATGTGCTCAAGGTGGTGGACCGCTATTTCTACTTGCGCCAACGGTATCCCGTGGAGGATATCGACGTGATCCACAAGCAGCTGGCCGCCAGGGACCTGCCGTCCCCGGCCGCGGCGGAGCGACCATGA
- a CDS encoding peroxiredoxin, which produces MSDETWPKPGDPAPDFSLPDAAGAVHSLADFAGRYLVLYFYPKDATSGCTTEALEFSGLLPRFAALNAAVVGVSRDKPASHARFIDKNDLKILLLSDPDLVAHNAYGVWRMKKMCGKECLGTVRSTFLIDPKGMVEKAWPKVAKAAGHAEAVLAALAQLAGG; this is translated from the coding sequence ATGAGCGACGAAACCTGGCCCAAGCCCGGTGATCCGGCCCCGGACTTCTCCCTGCCCGACGCCGCGGGCGCGGTCCATTCCCTGGCCGATTTCGCCGGCCGGTATCTGGTCCTGTATTTCTACCCCAAGGACGCAACCAGCGGCTGCACCACCGAGGCCCTGGAATTTTCGGGCCTTTTGCCGCGATTCGCCGCCCTGAACGCGGCCGTGGTCGGGGTGAGCCGCGACAAGCCGGCCAGCCACGCCAGGTTCATCGACAAAAACGACCTGAAAATCCTGCTGCTCTCCGATCCCGACCTCGTGGCCCACAACGCCTACGGCGTCTGGCGGATGAAGAAGATGTGCGGCAAGGAATGCCTGGGCACGGTGCGTTCCACCTTCCTCATCGATCCCAAGGGCATGGTGGAAAAGGCCTGGCCCAAGGTGGCCAAGGCGGCGGGCCATGCCGAGGCCGTCCTGGCCGCCCTGGCCCAACTGGCCGGAGGCTAG
- a CDS encoding helicase HerA domain-containing protein produces the protein MQRKAIGYVSAVEGAEVTVVLDPAVAGEVALGDMAVIASERSMVFGLVQALSIPAPSGRPEAGDRHLARLALLGESQGPESEDFAFTRGVTASPRLGGVARLAVSDDLARIYARPAKSSVRIGSLHQDPDVPAFMVVDDFLGKHFAVLGTTGSGKSCTVAVLLRTVLDAHPEGHIVLLDPHDEYAAAFGDRAESVTPDTLTLPYWLLDFEEMVQVFCSSERPYREVEANILKECVLAAKAEYWRGAGGDEAGLTIDTPTPYRLARVTELLKVGMGRLDKPESSIPYLRLTARLDALRRDRRFAFMFGQLTIEDNMGEVLSRYLRLPAGGRPLTIFQLAGVPAEIVDVVVSVLCRLIFDFALWAERGRGVPVLLVCEEAHRYVPRDSAAAFGPTRRALSRIAKEGRKYGVSLGLVTQRPSEISETVLSQVNTLVSLRMSNEQDQLFVRRAMPENAAGLLSALPALRTQEAVVVGEGVPVPMRVRLRDLAEGERPRSDTARFSDVWSRPCNDKGFIADTIDRWRRQVR, from the coding sequence GTAACGGTGGTGCTCGACCCTGCCGTGGCCGGCGAGGTGGCGCTTGGCGACATGGCGGTCATCGCTTCCGAACGGTCCATGGTGTTCGGGTTGGTGCAGGCCTTGTCCATCCCGGCGCCGTCGGGCAGGCCCGAGGCGGGGGACCGGCACCTGGCTCGGCTGGCCCTGTTGGGCGAGAGCCAGGGTCCGGAGAGCGAGGATTTTGCCTTCACGCGCGGCGTGACGGCCAGTCCCCGGCTGGGCGGCGTGGCCAGGTTGGCCGTGTCCGACGATCTGGCCCGCATCTACGCCAGGCCGGCCAAATCGAGCGTGCGCATCGGCTCCCTGCACCAGGACCCGGACGTGCCGGCCTTCATGGTGGTGGACGATTTCCTGGGCAAGCATTTCGCCGTGCTCGGCACCACCGGCTCGGGCAAGTCCTGCACCGTGGCCGTGCTTTTGCGCACCGTCCTCGACGCCCATCCCGAGGGCCACATCGTGCTGCTCGACCCCCACGACGAGTATGCCGCCGCCTTCGGCGACCGGGCCGAGTCGGTCACCCCCGACACCCTGACGCTGCCCTATTGGCTGCTCGATTTCGAGGAGATGGTGCAGGTCTTTTGCAGTTCCGAGCGGCCCTACCGCGAGGTCGAGGCCAACATCCTCAAGGAATGCGTGCTGGCGGCCAAGGCCGAGTACTGGCGCGGCGCCGGCGGCGACGAGGCGGGGCTTACCATCGACACGCCCACGCCCTACCGGCTGGCCCGGGTGACGGAACTGCTCAAGGTCGGCATGGGCCGCCTGGACAAGCCGGAAAGCTCCATTCCCTACCTGCGCCTGACGGCCCGGCTGGATGCCCTGCGCCGCGACCGGCGGTTCGCCTTCATGTTCGGCCAGCTCACCATCGAGGACAACATGGGGGAGGTGCTCTCGCGCTATCTGCGCCTGCCGGCCGGGGGCCGGCCGCTGACCATCTTCCAACTGGCCGGCGTGCCGGCGGAGATCGTGGACGTGGTGGTCTCGGTGCTGTGCCGGCTCATTTTCGATTTCGCCTTGTGGGCCGAGCGGGGCCGGGGCGTGCCGGTGCTTTTGGTGTGCGAGGAGGCCCACCGCTACGTGCCGCGCGATTCCGCCGCCGCCTTTGGCCCCACGCGCCGGGCCCTGTCGCGCATCGCCAAGGAGGGCCGCAAGTACGGCGTGTCCCTGGGCCTGGTCACCCAGCGGCCATCCGAGATTTCCGAGACCGTGCTGTCCCAGGTCAACACGCTCGTGTCGCTGCGCATGAGCAACGAGCAGGACCAGCTGTTCGTGCGCCGGGCCATGCCGGAAAACGCGGCCGGGCTGCTTTCCGCCCTGCCGGCCTTGCGCACCCAGGAGGCGGTGGTGGTGGGCGAGGGCGTGCCCGTGCCCATGCGCGTGCGGCTGCGCGACCTGGCCGAGGGCGAGCGGCCGCGCAGCGACACGGCCCGATTTTCCGACGTCTGGAGCCGGCCGTGTAACGACAAGGGCTTTATCGCCGACACCATCGACCGCTGGCGGCGTCAGGTCCGCTGA